A genomic window from Vigna radiata var. radiata cultivar VC1973A chromosome 2, Vradiata_ver6, whole genome shotgun sequence includes:
- the LOC106755764 gene encoding protein DETOXIFICATION 42 — MADKDGVYAAETERRAPIFSFFKDARLVFKFDNLGCEILSIALPSAMAFIADPIASLVDTAFIGQIGPVELAAVGVAIALFNQISRIAIFPLVSVTTSFVAEEDSLSGASPQVEKNERSEAGPIIDAEIKELVPLNKDLTAIDCNIVEFEHKRRRIPSASSALLIGGILGIIQTMFLIVAAKPLLNFMGTTSDSPMLNHAHKYLILRSLGAPAVLLSLAMQGIFRGFKDTKTPLYATLAGDITNVALDPLFIFVFRLGVSGAAIAHVISQYLISLILLWSLIQKVDLIPPSIKHLQFHRFLKNGFLLFVRVIAVTFCVTLAASLAARKGPTSMAAFQVCLQIWLAVSLLADGLAVAGQAILAGAFANKDYEKAEATAYRVLQLGLVLGLALAFILGTGLHFGAKLFTKDVDVIHLIRIGIPFVAATQPLNALAFVFDGINFGASDFAYSAISLVVVAIFSIICLLLLSSVGGFIGIWIALTIYMALRAIVGLLRIGTGSGPWKMIRS; from the exons ATGGCTGACAAAGATGGCGTTTATGCAGCAGAAACTGAGAGGAGAGCTCCAATTTTCAGCTTCTTTAAAGATGCTAG attagttttcaaatttgaCAATCTTGGTTGTGAAATATTATCAATTGCATTGCCTTCAGCAATGGCTTTTATAGCTGATCCTATTGCTTCACTGGTTGACACAGCATTTATTGGTCAAATAG GTCCAGTGGAGCTTGCAGCTGTAGGGGTGGCCATAGCACTCTTCAATCAAATATCAAGAATTGCAATATTCCCACTTGTCAGTGTCACTACCTCTTTTGTGGCAGAGGAAGATTCCCTTTCTGGAGCCAGTCCTCAAGTAGAGAAGAATGAAAGGTCGGAGGCAGGTCCAATTATAGATGCTGAAATAAAAGAACTAGTACCACTTAACAAAG ATTTGACTGCTATTGACTGTAATATAGTTGAGTTTGAACATAAGAGAAGGCGTATCCCTTCTGCTTCATCAGCCTTACTAATCGGTGGCATTCTTGGAATCATCCAAACAATGTTCCTCATAGTTGCTGCAAAACCTTTATTGAACTTCATGGGAACAACCTCA GACTCTCCTATGCTAAACCATGCACATAAATACCTGATATTGAGGTCCCTCGGTGCTCCTGCAGTTCTTCTCTCGTTAGCAATGCAGGGAATCTTCCGAGGATTTAAAGACACTAAAACGCCTTTATATGCCACAT TGGCAGGAGATATAACCAATGTAGCACTTGATCCTTTATTCATATTTGTTTTCCGCTTGGGGGTCAGTGGTGCAGCTATTGCTCATGTTATATCTCA GTACCTAATTTCACTAATACTCCTGTGGAGCTTGATACAGAAAGTTGATCTTATACCACCAAGCATCAAGCATTTACAATTTCATCGATTTCTTAAAAATG GCTTCCTATTATTCGTAAGAGTAATTGCTGTAACATTCTGTGTGACACTGGCAGCATCATTAGCTGCACGCAAGGGACCAACATCCATGGCTGCATTTCAAGTCTGCTTGCAGATTTGGTTAGCAGTGTCCCTTCTTGCTGATGGTCTCGCTGTTGCTGGACAG GCAATTCTTGCAGGTGCATTTGCAAACAAGGACTATGAGAAGGCCGAAGCAACTGCATATCGAGTATTACAG CTGGGGTTGGTTCTGGGATTGGCTCTTGCGTTCATTCTCGGAACAGGACTGCATTTTGGAGCTAAACTATTTACCAAAGATGTTGATGTCATTCACCTCATCAGAATTGGGATCCCG TTTGTAGCAGCCACTCAACCCCTCAACGCTTTGGCCTTTGTATTTGATGGAATCAACTTCGGGGCATCTGATTTTGCATATTCAGCCATTTCTTTG GTTGTGGTTGCAATTTTCAGCATAATTTGTCTACTTCTTTTATCATCTGTTGGTGGTTTCATAGGAATTTGGATTGCTTTGACCATCTATATGGCTCTTAGAGCAATTGTGGGCCTTCTGAG GATTGGAACTGGATCAGGACCCTGGAAGATGATTAGGAGCTAA